A single region of the Chryseobacterium culicis genome encodes:
- a CDS encoding DUF6048 family protein, with protein MKTRLIFTFLFSLFGIISWAQDKKKEAEKKVHEKYEPNFMVGLDVLNTGAGFFSDRKLYQGFISSKIRGNIHAIAEAGFEKNIYQKNGYDAKASGPFVKLGAFYMLAKDSENEFNGFYAGGKAAGSFYNQEYMAVPVRGFGGSNSSEAFPSSSQTSFWLEGTIGGRVQLFSSNFYIDVNLQPRYMVYTSKQDDISPMIVPGFGRSSSKFNMGFAWNIAYKF; from the coding sequence ATGAAGACAAGACTAATCTTTACCTTTCTTTTTAGTTTATTTGGAATAATAAGCTGGGCACAGGATAAAAAAAAGGAAGCAGAGAAGAAGGTTCACGAAAAATATGAACCCAATTTTATGGTTGGCCTTGATGTATTGAATACAGGAGCCGGATTTTTTTCGGACAGAAAATTGTACCAGGGATTTATTTCCTCAAAAATCAGAGGAAATATTCATGCTATTGCAGAAGCCGGTTTTGAAAAAAACATATATCAGAAGAATGGGTATGATGCTAAGGCAAGCGGCCCTTTCGTTAAGTTAGGCGCATTTTATATGCTGGCAAAAGATTCCGAAAATGAATTCAACGGATTTTATGCCGGTGGAAAAGCTGCCGGATCATTCTATAATCAGGAATATATGGCTGTCCCCGTTCGCGGATTTGGAGGAAGTAATTCCTCTGAAGCGTTTCCTTCATCCTCACAAACTTCTTTTTGGCTGGAAGGAACAATAGGAGGCAGGGTACAGTTATTCAGTTCCAACTTCTATATCGATGTGAATCTTCAGCCAAGATATATGGTATATACTTCTAAGCAGGATGATATCTCTCCGATGATTGTTCCCGGTTTTGGAAGAAGTTCATCAAAATTCAATATGGGATTTGCATGGAATATTGCTTATAAGTTCTAG
- the rlmD gene encoding 23S rRNA (uracil(1939)-C(5))-methyltransferase RlmD: MSRKKKRDLILENIKLLTAGAKGVAIGRTEEGKAVMVSGAIPGDIVNVKVKKAKSKYYEGEAIEVLEKSPYRVDPKCVHFGTCGGCKWQNMSYEKQLDFKQEEVYNNIKRIGGIDDFETVSILGSEEQYFYRNKMEFSFSNARWLTQYEISSEENFGSRDALGFHIPGMWSKILDLKECFLQEDPSNAIRLAVKEYGVNNGLDFFDVRNQEGFLRTLMMRQNSKGEWMVLFQLYREEKENREKLFEFLLEKFPQIKTLVYAINPKQNDSIYDLNINVYFGEGYLMEEMDGLKFKIGPKSFFQTNYKQALELYRKTLEFADLKGDEVVYDLYTGTGTIAQYVARNAKQVIGIESVQEAIDAAIEHAALNGLTNTTFYCGDMKDIFNDEFMANHPKADVLITDPPRDGMHQKVVEQILKLSPEKVVYVSCNSATQARDLALMKDHYTLVKILPVDMFPQTHHVENIALLIKK; this comes from the coding sequence ATGAGTAGGAAGAAAAAAAGAGATTTAATTCTTGAAAATATAAAGCTATTGACTGCCGGAGCAAAAGGCGTGGCAATCGGAAGAACAGAAGAAGGAAAAGCCGTGATGGTTTCAGGAGCAATTCCAGGGGATATTGTGAATGTAAAAGTGAAGAAAGCGAAGTCAAAATATTATGAAGGCGAAGCTATTGAAGTACTTGAAAAATCTCCCTACAGGGTTGATCCTAAATGCGTTCATTTCGGAACCTGCGGAGGATGCAAATGGCAGAATATGAGCTATGAAAAACAGCTCGATTTTAAACAGGAAGAAGTATATAATAATATCAAAAGAATCGGAGGAATTGATGACTTTGAAACCGTGTCAATTCTAGGATCTGAAGAACAGTATTTTTATAGAAACAAAATGGAGTTTTCCTTCTCCAATGCAAGATGGCTTACTCAGTATGAAATCAGTTCCGAAGAGAATTTCGGAAGCAGAGATGCCCTAGGATTCCATATCCCGGGAATGTGGAGTAAGATTCTTGATCTGAAAGAGTGTTTTCTTCAGGAAGATCCTTCCAATGCAATAAGACTGGCTGTAAAAGAATATGGAGTAAATAACGGTCTGGACTTCTTTGATGTAAGAAATCAGGAAGGGTTTTTAAGAACCTTGATGATGAGACAGAACTCTAAAGGAGAATGGATGGTTCTTTTCCAGCTTTACAGAGAAGAAAAAGAAAACAGAGAGAAGCTTTTTGAATTCTTATTGGAAAAATTCCCTCAGATTAAAACATTGGTATATGCCATTAATCCTAAGCAGAATGATTCTATTTATGATTTAAATATCAATGTGTATTTCGGAGAAGGTTACCTTATGGAAGAAATGGACGGACTGAAGTTTAAGATAGGACCGAAATCATTCTTCCAGACCAACTACAAACAGGCATTGGAATTATACAGAAAAACACTTGAATTTGCTGATCTGAAAGGAGATGAAGTGGTATATGACCTTTATACAGGAACAGGAACAATTGCACAATATGTAGCAAGAAATGCAAAACAGGTTATTGGAATAGAATCTGTACAGGAAGCTATAGATGCGGCCATAGAACATGCTGCATTGAACGGTTTAACAAATACAACGTTCTATTGTGGAGATATGAAAGATATTTTCAATGATGAATTCATGGCAAACCACCCTAAAGCAGATGTATTGATCACAGATCCACCAAGAGACGGAATGCACCAGAAGGTCGTAGAGCAGATCTTAAAACTTTCACCGGAAAAAGTAGTTTATGTAAGCTGTAATTCCGCTACTCAGGCAAGAGACCTTGCTTTGATGAAAGATCACTATACTTTAGTGAAGATCTTGCCGGTAGATATGTTCCCGCAGACGCACCATGTTGAGAACATTGCGTTGTTGATTAAAAAATAA
- a CDS encoding DUF6452 family protein: MKYFKFLIAICFLGMLVSCGGDDDICESGEGTPRMKVAFRSLDSGKERTLDSLYVAVDYGAGKVDLGGLAKIDSRLIPLRVDNSPYTDVYFKLTNKGVESKVRINYSTKSTYVSPGCGIKKTYENLSSELLTPNPVLKLEAGQNQIENEDKTNLYLSF; the protein is encoded by the coding sequence ATGAAGTATTTTAAATTTCTCATAGCAATCTGTTTTTTAGGAATGCTTGTTTCCTGTGGAGGAGATGATGATATTTGCGAAAGCGGAGAAGGAACTCCAAGAATGAAGGTAGCTTTCAGATCCCTGGATTCTGGAAAGGAGAGAACTCTGGATTCACTCTATGTGGCTGTAGATTACGGGGCAGGAAAAGTAGATCTGGGAGGACTTGCAAAGATTGATTCAAGGTTGATTCCTCTACGGGTAGACAACTCGCCGTATACAGATGTTTATTTTAAACTTACCAATAAAGGGGTAGAGTCTAAAGTAAGGATTAATTATAGTACGAAGTCAACTTATGTTTCTCCCGGATGTGGGATCAAAAAAACTTATGAGAATTTAAGTTCAGAATTATTAACTCCTAATCCAGTTCTGAAACTGGAAGCTGGACAAAATCAGATAGAGAATGAAGACAAGACTAATCTTTACCTTTCTTTTTAG
- a CDS encoding reprolysin-like metallopeptidase, with translation MKRVFTALMFTFIGGAVFGQWTPTSLKKGDDNKRSTGFRVDQSNVRGNGYYKLDLNLLRSQLKNAQEMGSNSTPVVISLPTMSGKIERFNVYSFPVVVKELADKYELGSYVGASVDDPTKFLRFSIAPNDFQSMIIHGDKYEFIDPASADKTVYAVHPKTKKEKNGFLCSTEESPAAKKEIDALLKNGQSFSNQATTFNKSSDKKYRTMRLAMSVTGEYTQYFMGLAGVPATATDDQKRAPALVAINNTLTRVNGVFEKDFALHLNLQNFPNVIYIDPATDPYAAASTGAGGAWNTQLQGALTANVGNENYDIGHLFGKSGGGGNAGCIGCVCINPTTAAPKGKGSGFTSPANGIPSGDSFDIDYVAHEMGHQLGANHTFSHNLEGSGVNMEPGSGTTIMGYAGITGPDTDVQANSDPYFHKASIGQVQANLIAKTCDVETTITNNPPVIADLPTYTIPKGTAFALTGSATDPENDPMTYSWEEVDDASVSIDKYNLGNTMSGASFRSAAPNASPTRYFPKFASVMSGVLNNANNTWEAVSTTARTTNFALTVRDNNSNVAQQQSAFKVQTIVVGDNGPFRLANQYADVNTPTPVQWIVANTNAAPYNVANVKIDYTTDNGTTWTVLSASTPNDGSENFTFPSSLNGQTIKVRISSIGNVFYAVGPVSIAPLSACSSAAPTNVVVSNITVSSGSVSWMSYTGATYKVRYRKVGSTVWTEADTTVPSINLSNLIDGTTYEVQVALVCGTTVGTYSASVNFSTPALTYCTASTGSANYEYIANVTLANVNNTSANSTYTNYTTNSALQINLTKGNTYPMSVTVGNPDIADYDAVAAFIDFNKDGVFSDSERVLNYPVTLTQPSTVINANVAIPSNAVEGQPLRMRVVAFYVGAGTGNVNVGLSLPSDYVCGDLFDYGEVEDYNVVITGNLATSENAVKNNGIQIYPNPATDVLNVTKVSDKATYKIYSAAGQLVDRGNINSGKVNVSTLVKGGYVITIDDKGIEQFKSKFIKK, from the coding sequence ATGAAAAGAGTATTTACTGCTTTAATGTTTACTTTTATAGGAGGCGCAGTGTTCGGCCAATGGACACCCACTTCTCTTAAAAAAGGAGACGATAACAAAAGAAGTACAGGATTTAGAGTAGATCAATCCAATGTAAGAGGTAACGGGTACTATAAGTTAGACCTGAACTTACTGAGATCTCAGCTGAAGAATGCACAGGAAATGGGATCTAATTCCACTCCTGTAGTAATTTCTCTTCCTACGATGAGCGGGAAGATTGAAAGGTTTAATGTATATAGTTTTCCAGTAGTTGTAAAAGAACTGGCGGACAAGTATGAATTAGGATCTTATGTTGGAGCAAGTGTCGATGACCCTACCAAATTTTTAAGATTCAGTATTGCTCCTAATGATTTTCAGTCGATGATCATTCATGGAGATAAGTATGAATTTATTGACCCTGCCTCTGCAGATAAAACAGTGTATGCTGTTCATCCTAAAACAAAAAAGGAAAAGAATGGTTTCTTATGTTCTACAGAAGAATCTCCTGCTGCTAAGAAGGAAATAGATGCTTTATTAAAAAATGGGCAGTCATTCTCTAATCAGGCAACAACTTTTAACAAAAGTTCTGATAAGAAATACAGAACAATGAGATTGGCAATGTCTGTTACTGGTGAGTATACCCAATACTTTATGGGACTTGCTGGTGTACCTGCTACAGCTACAGATGACCAAAAAAGAGCTCCTGCACTTGTTGCCATCAACAATACTTTAACCAGAGTAAATGGAGTTTTTGAGAAAGATTTTGCATTGCATTTGAATTTGCAGAATTTTCCTAATGTAATTTATATTGATCCGGCTACCGATCCATATGCTGCTGCATCAACAGGTGCTGGAGGTGCATGGAATACACAACTACAGGGTGCTTTGACAGCCAATGTAGGAAATGAAAACTATGATATCGGACACTTATTCGGTAAATCAGGAGGTGGAGGAAACGCCGGATGTATCGGGTGTGTATGTATTAATCCTACCACGGCAGCTCCTAAAGGAAAAGGTTCAGGATTTACTTCTCCAGCGAACGGAATTCCATCAGGAGATAGCTTTGATATCGACTACGTTGCCCATGAGATGGGTCACCAGTTAGGAGCTAACCATACTTTCTCTCACAACCTTGAAGGAAGTGGTGTAAATATGGAACCAGGTTCAGGAACTACCATCATGGGATACGCAGGTATTACAGGTCCTGATACAGATGTTCAGGCTAATTCTGATCCTTATTTCCATAAAGCAAGTATCGGTCAGGTACAAGCTAACTTAATTGCAAAAACTTGTGACGTAGAAACTACAATTACCAATAACCCTCCGGTAATTGCTGATCTACCAACATATACAATACCAAAAGGAACTGCTTTTGCTTTAACAGGTAGTGCTACAGATCCTGAAAATGATCCAATGACTTATTCTTGGGAAGAAGTAGATGATGCTTCAGTTTCTATTGATAAGTATAACTTAGGAAATACAATGTCTGGAGCTTCTTTCAGATCTGCTGCTCCAAACGCAAGCCCAACAAGATACTTCCCGAAATTTGCTTCTGTAATGAGTGGAGTACTAAATAATGCAAACAATACTTGGGAAGCTGTATCTACTACAGCAAGAACTACAAATTTTGCATTAACTGTAAGAGATAACAATTCTAACGTAGCTCAACAGCAGTCAGCTTTTAAAGTTCAGACAATTGTTGTAGGAGATAATGGTCCTTTCAGATTAGCTAACCAATATGCTGATGTGAATACTCCAACTCCGGTTCAGTGGATTGTTGCAAATACTAACGCAGCTCCTTATAATGTTGCTAACGTAAAGATTGACTATACTACAGATAACGGAACAACTTGGACTGTATTATCAGCTTCAACTCCTAACGACGGATCTGAAAACTTTACTTTCCCTTCTTCATTGAACGGTCAGACTATTAAAGTAAGAATTTCTTCAATAGGAAATGTTTTCTATGCTGTAGGTCCTGTTAGTATCGCTCCTCTATCTGCATGTAGCAGTGCGGCACCAACTAACGTAGTGGTGAGCAATATCACGGTGTCTTCAGGAAGTGTATCATGGATGTCTTATACTGGAGCTACTTATAAAGTACGTTACAGAAAAGTAGGTTCAACTGTATGGACTGAGGCGGATACAACAGTTCCTTCAATCAACTTAAGTAACTTAATTGATGGTACAACTTATGAAGTTCAGGTAGCTTTAGTTTGTGGTACTACAGTAGGAACATATTCAGCTTCTGTAAACTTCAGTACACCTGCACTTACTTATTGTACAGCTTCTACAGGAAGTGCAAACTATGAGTATATTGCCAATGTAACTCTTGCTAATGTTAATAATACTTCTGCAAACAGTACATATACAAACTATACGACGAATTCAGCTCTTCAGATTAACTTAACAAAAGGAAATACTTATCCTATGTCTGTTACTGTGGGTAACCCTGATATTGCAGATTATGATGCAGTAGCAGCATTTATTGACTTTAACAAGGATGGTGTTTTCAGTGATTCAGAAAGAGTATTGAATTATCCTGTAACATTAACGCAGCCATCAACAGTGATCAATGCAAACGTTGCAATTCCAAGTAATGCTGTAGAAGGACAGCCATTAAGAATGAGAGTTGTAGCATTCTATGTGGGAGCTGGTACTGGAAACGTAAATGTTGGTTTATCATTACCTTCAGATTATGTATGTGGAGACCTTTTCGATTACGGAGAAGTTGAAGACTATAACGTAGTTATTACAGGTAACCTTGCTACTTCTGAAAATGCTGTTAAAAATAATGGTATTCAGATTTATCCAAATCCTGCAACGGATGTTCTAAACGTTACTAAAGTTTCAGATAAAGCAACTTATAAAATTTATAGTGCTGCCGGACAATTAGTAGATAGAGGAAATATCAATAGTGGAAAGGTAAATGTTTCAACTTTAGTTAAAGGTGGATACGTAATTACAATAGATGATAAAGGAATTGAACAATTCAAATCTAAATTTATCAAGAAATAA
- a CDS encoding GEVED domain-containing protein — MKKLFTSLILFLCLICTGFVSKVSAQAGQIGTGTGTSVYLPIRSYYGYSYSQQIYTAAELTTAIGTSNYITAIKFYSTTVSTSQDVYKDWVVYMGNTTQNAFTSNTNWVPLGSLTQVFAGTLPTLTNGNWVTLQLATPFLWNGTDNLVVAVNEKTPGYSSSPGTAWGSYNAGANRGIIYYEDTTNPDPAAPPSAKDRLADIPRIQLESHPLPACSTAPPTNITVSNLTTTSANVGWYLSAGATYVVRYRPVSGGAWTTINVTTPLVGNQLITGLTEQTQYEVQVATICGGSQGAFSSSVNFTTPALTYCASGATSTFIDGYINQVSVNAQGAPSMTSNSDQSGYTDYSTDPTRVVTLVRGGSATVSVSKTWPGYQYSFLTGVWIDFNRNGVFETNERVLTSPSNTTTPVTATFTVPTVAGGVYTGNLTTRMRVVLNEYSPINACGTYSYGETEDYAVKFIDLSPCSTAPPSNIMVNNVTPSSANVTWTSATGATYIVRYRVSPSGAWQQIAVNTPLISNQILSGLLEQTTYEVQVATVCGGTTGAFSSSVTFTTPALTYCTAGPTSNTATSGYINNVTVTPTNTPIMLSNSGSDNYKDYTTDATRVVIFERGSANNKISVNKYWPGSPSSYGVSAWVDFNRNGTFETSERILNTTYNTTTPVTATFAVPTVASGNVYTGTLPTRMRVVMRYFDNANPCGTFSQGEVEDYAVKFVDPQNCTTAPPTNITVNNIGATTATVSWVATAGATYNIRWRTTPGGVWQTATVPAGQNYYGITGLNEQTNYEVQVSTTCNGSTGAYSGSVTFTTPPLSYCQMTGTGTNDHISNVTVTSSNLGVPPMNNTSVQTNYISYTTPETLITLDVNSQNNKISVAKGWTGATGNDAVTAWIDFDRNGQFTDAERILISPANTTTPVTATFAVPSTAYTGPLTTTMRVVLKRTSAPTMCQNAVDGEVEDYRVRIRPCSNATPNAPTFTTTHTTATVTITGAGVSYVVRYRVQGTTAWTQVYASTQLGNLPLVISGLTPATTYEVEVAAICGDIVGTATPIKTFTTRCDPTPPNVTVSNITPTTALITWAPLAASSTYTMRWRKVGTAPWNIVSLPAAPANTYVLGSATPLDPYTTYEVQIANQCNGETTLNPYSNPKVFTTERICEIPPPGLTITQLLPTSAAIQWDPFPGATYVLRYRKVGIPSWTEVPSLVNNLVLTGLTELTKYEMQVVNICNGTPGNYTPPYYFTTPTVIYCKMKAESSTGEHISKVTVKPTGKKTMENESGASTYTDYTGVPKTFIEMIQGSTDNEIIIEKKWTGTTYNEGIAVWIDFNRNGEFDINERVFTSSPNSNSPVSGKFNVPADAFVSMTDYKYVVMRVAMSRDGIPVNCTDFKNGEVEDYTVRISKPIVANPIDQTSVMIYPNPVSSVLFVKNVSKRAKYKIYNAAGQVIADGILLNNQINVSRLINGVYVIDIDDNGNTAQKKFIKE, encoded by the coding sequence ATGAAGAAACTCTTTACCTCTTTAATTCTGTTTCTCTGTTTGATTTGTACAGGCTTTGTATCCAAAGTCTCGGCTCAGGCAGGGCAGATTGGGACAGGAACGGGTACCTCTGTGTATCTTCCCATACGTTCCTATTATGGGTATAGTTATTCCCAGCAGATTTATACTGCTGCGGAGCTTACGACTGCCATAGGTACGTCGAACTATATCACGGCCATAAAGTTTTATTCCACTACCGTTTCAACTTCTCAGGATGTGTATAAGGATTGGGTGGTATATATGGGTAATACAACCCAGAATGCCTTTACGTCCAATACAAACTGGGTTCCGTTAGGTTCATTAACTCAGGTGTTTGCCGGAACTTTACCTACCTTAACAAACGGAAACTGGGTAACTCTTCAATTGGCTACACCGTTTTTATGGAACGGGACAGACAACCTTGTGGTTGCTGTAAATGAAAAAACTCCAGGCTATTCATCTTCGCCAGGTACGGCTTGGGGATCTTATAATGCAGGGGCAAACCGAGGTATCATCTATTATGAAGATACTACAAACCCGGATCCTGCTGCACCCCCTTCTGCAAAAGACAGACTTGCAGATATTCCTAGAATACAATTGGAAAGCCACCCGCTACCGGCTTGTTCAACAGCTCCACCTACAAATATCACGGTTTCAAACCTGACAACAACTTCAGCTAATGTAGGTTGGTATCTTTCTGCAGGAGCTACTTATGTGGTAAGGTACAGACCTGTATCAGGAGGAGCCTGGACAACAATCAATGTTACAACTCCTTTGGTGGGAAATCAGCTCATTACGGGATTAACAGAACAGACTCAGTATGAAGTTCAGGTAGCTACGATCTGCGGTGGTTCTCAGGGAGCATTCTCTTCCAGCGTAAACTTTACAACTCCGGCACTTACTTATTGTGCGTCCGGTGCTACGAGTACTTTTATTGATGGATATATCAACCAGGTTTCTGTTAATGCACAAGGTGCTCCGTCAATGACCAGCAACTCTGATCAGAGTGGTTATACAGATTACAGTACAGATCCTACAAGAGTAGTTACTTTGGTAAGAGGAGGTAGTGCTACTGTTTCTGTTTCAAAGACCTGGCCAGGTTATCAATATAGCTTCTTAACAGGAGTTTGGATTGATTTTAACCGTAATGGTGTTTTTGAAACAAACGAAAGAGTACTTACTTCACCAAGTAATACAACAACTCCGGTTACAGCTACATTTACAGTACCAACTGTTGCTGGTGGTGTTTACACTGGAAACCTGACTACAAGAATGCGTGTTGTATTAAACGAATACAGCCCTATTAATGCTTGTGGAACATACTCTTATGGTGAAACTGAAGACTATGCTGTTAAGTTTATAGACTTATCACCTTGTTCTACAGCGCCGCCTTCTAATATTATGGTAAATAACGTAACTCCTTCTTCTGCTAATGTTACTTGGACATCAGCTACAGGAGCTACTTATATTGTAAGATACAGAGTTTCTCCTTCCGGAGCATGGCAGCAGATTGCAGTCAATACACCATTAATCAGTAATCAAATACTTTCAGGATTATTGGAGCAGACTACATATGAAGTACAGGTAGCTACTGTTTGTGGAGGAACAACTGGAGCATTCTCATCAAGTGTTACTTTTACAACGCCAGCTCTTACTTATTGTACAGCAGGTCCTACAAGTAATACTGCGACAAGTGGATATATTAATAATGTAACTGTTACTCCTACGAATACTCCTATCATGTTGAGTAATTCCGGATCTGACAATTATAAAGATTATACAACAGATGCTACAAGAGTAGTTATCTTTGAAAGAGGTTCAGCAAATAATAAAATTTCTGTCAACAAATACTGGCCAGGTTCTCCTTCTTCATACGGAGTTTCAGCTTGGGTAGACTTTAACAGAAACGGAACATTTGAAACCAGTGAGAGAATTCTTAATACTACCTATAATACAACTACTCCGGTAACGGCTACTTTTGCAGTGCCAACCGTTGCAAGTGGTAATGTATATACAGGAACTCTTCCTACTCGTATGCGTGTAGTGATGAGATATTTTGATAATGCTAATCCTTGTGGTACATTCAGCCAGGGAGAAGTAGAAGATTATGCAGTAAAATTTGTAGATCCTCAAAACTGTACAACGGCTCCTCCGACAAATATTACAGTAAACAATATTGGAGCAACTACGGCAACAGTATCATGGGTGGCTACTGCTGGAGCTACTTATAACATTAGATGGAGAACAACTCCTGGAGGTGTTTGGCAAACAGCAACTGTTCCTGCAGGTCAGAACTACTATGGAATTACAGGTCTTAATGAGCAGACGAATTATGAAGTTCAGGTTTCAACAACTTGTAACGGTTCTACAGGAGCTTATTCAGGATCAGTAACATTTACAACACCACCATTGTCTTACTGTCAAATGACAGGTACAGGAACGAATGACCATATTTCGAATGTAACAGTTACCTCTTCGAATCTTGGAGTTCCACCAATGAATAATACTTCAGTACAGACAAATTATATCAGCTATACTACTCCGGAGACTCTTATTACTTTAGATGTAAATTCTCAAAATAATAAAATCTCTGTAGCAAAAGGGTGGACAGGCGCAACAGGTAATGACGCTGTAACAGCTTGGATTGACTTTGACAGAAACGGACAGTTTACAGATGCTGAGAGAATCTTAATTTCTCCGGCTAACACAACAACTCCGGTTACAGCTACTTTTGCGGTTCCTTCAACTGCTTATACAGGACCATTGACAACTACAATGAGAGTTGTATTGAAGCGTACAAGTGCTCCTACAATGTGCCAGAATGCAGTAGATGGAGAAGTTGAAGATTACAGAGTTAGAATCAGACCTTGTAGCAATGCAACTCCTAACGCACCAACATTTACTACAACGCATACAACAGCTACTGTTACCATTACAGGAGCAGGAGTGAGCTATGTAGTAAGATACAGAGTTCAGGGAACAACAGCCTGGACACAAGTATATGCTTCAACACAATTGGGTAACCTTCCGTTAGTAATCAGTGGATTGACACCAGCTACTACTTATGAAGTAGAGGTAGCAGCAATTTGTGGAGATATTGTGGGAACTGCAACTCCTATCAAAACATTCACTACGAGATGTGATCCTACTCCTCCAAATGTAACAGTAAGTAACATTACTCCAACAACAGCATTGATTACATGGGCTCCGCTAGCAGCAAGCTCTACGTATACTATGAGATGGAGAAAAGTAGGGACTGCTCCTTGGAATATTGTGAGTTTACCAGCAGCTCCTGCAAATACTTATGTATTAGGAAGTGCAACTCCTTTAGATCCATATACTACATATGAAGTTCAGATTGCGAACCAGTGTAACGGAGAAACAACATTGAATCCATATTCTAACCCTAAAGTATTTACGACAGAAAGAATATGTGAAATTCCTCCTCCAGGATTAACAATTACTCAATTGCTTCCTACATCGGCAGCGATTCAGTGGGATCCTTTCCCAGGAGCGACATACGTTCTTAGATATAGAAAAGTGGGTATTCCAAGCTGGACAGAAGTACCTTCATTAGTTAATAATCTTGTATTAACAGGACTTACAGAATTAACGAAATATGAGATGCAGGTAGTTAATATCTGTAACGGTACACCAGGAAACTATACTCCTCCATACTACTTTACAACGCCTACAGTAATTTACTGTAAGATGAAAGCAGAAAGTTCTACAGGAGAGCATATTTCTAAAGTTACTGTGAAGCCTACCGGTAAGAAAACAATGGAGAATGAATCCGGAGCTTCTACCTATACAGATTATACAGGAGTGCCTAAGACATTCATCGAGATGATTCAGGGATCAACCGACAATGAGATCATCATCGAGAAGAAATGGACAGGAACTACTTACAACGAAGGAATCGCAGTATGGATTGACTTCAACAGAAACGGAGAGTTTGATATCAACGAAAGAGTATTCACTTCTTCACCGAATTCAAACAGCCCTGTATCTGGTAAATTCAATGTACCAGCAGATGCTTTTGTAAGTATGACAGACTATAAATATGTAGTGATGAGAGTAGCCATGTCAAGAGATGGTATCCCTGTAAACTGTACTGACTTCAAAAACGGAGAAGTAGAGGATTACACGGTGAGAATCTCTAAACCGATCGTTGCTAATCCGATTGATCAGACAAGTGTTATGATTTATCCTAACCCGGTAAGCTCAGTATTGTTTGTGAAAAATGTTAGCAAGAGAGCTAAATATAAGATCTACAATGCTGCAGGACAGGTAATCGCTGACGGTATCTTATTAAACAACCAGATCAACGTAAGCAGATTGATTAACGGTGTTTATGTGATTGATATCGATGATAACGGTAATACTGCCCAAAAGAAATTTATCAAAGAATAA